A stretch of Vigna angularis cultivar LongXiaoDou No.4 chromosome 4, ASM1680809v1, whole genome shotgun sequence DNA encodes these proteins:
- the LOC108330698 gene encoding 5-formyltetrahydrofolate cyclo-ligase, mitochondrial — protein sequence MRTRMMIAQCCSRAAFGQLRMSTTTTPTHDDLDAVFKQKRLLRTQVRKTLKSIQPSLRSHQDNAVQDIVLEAPWFKSSRRLCAYISCAALREVDTFKILSQILQHNGGKKLYVPRVEDKNSFMRMLHISRIDDLVANSMDILEPAPVDADGNAREDVMQANDPVDLFLLPGLAFDRAGRRLGRGGGYYDTFLKNYQDLAKTRNWKQPLLVALSYSEQILDEGVIPTTPSDLPVDALVSPAGVIPISSAALNRMDL from the exons ATGCGAACGAGGATGATGATTGCACAGTGTTGCTCTAGAGCAGCGTTTGGGCAATTGAGGATGAGCACCACCACCACTCCCACCCACGACGATCTCGACGCCGTTTTTAAACAAAAGCGCTTACTCCGAACGCAGGTCAGAAAAACCCTCAAGTCCATTCAACCCTCCCTCAGATCTCACCAAG ATAACGCCGTTCAGGACATTGTTCTCGAAGCTCCCTGGTTCAAATCCAGTCGCAGGCTTTGCGCCTACATAAGCTGCGCTGCGCTACGCGAAGTCGACACATTCAAAATCTTGTCACAAATTTTGCAACATAATG GTGGAAAAAAGCTGTATGTGCCGCGCGTGGAGGATAAAAATAGTTTCATGCGAATGCTCCACATATCTCGAATTGATGATCTAGTTGCGAACTCAATGGACATCTTAGAACCTGCTCCGGTTGATGCTGATGGAAATGCGCGTGAAGATG TTATGCAGGCAAATGATCCGGTTGATTTGTTCCTTTTACCTG GACTTGCATTTGACAGAGCTGGAAGACGTTTAGGTCGTGGTGGAGG TTACTATGATACCTTCCTGAAGAATTACCAAGACTTGGCAAAGACGCGGAATTGGAAGCAACCCTTGCTTG TTGCACTGTCATATTCTGAAcaaattctggatgaaggagtAATACCAACTACTCCGTCTGATCTTCCGGTTGATGCTCTTGTATCTCCTGCAGGTGTGATTCCCATCAGTTCAGCTGCCTTAAACAG AATGGATCTCTAA